The following proteins are encoded in a genomic region of Sesamum indicum cultivar Zhongzhi No. 13 linkage group LG8, S_indicum_v1.0, whole genome shotgun sequence:
- the LOC105169764 gene encoding dirigent protein 22 has product MGKLIFLTVMVIFSLSLAILPTAGYASKTDPLYTDDNDESWFHNLCHGNEKFAKLHFYVQDLLKGENQTVYEVARANITSNSATSFGSVRVLDNPMTAGPDINSEAVGRFQGIVTAADLEILSFSMNINFVFTSGRFRGSSISISGMNQVMNEQRELPVIGGTGAFRFARGYVITTTYFSDPDMEHNVLEYTIYVTYVHQSSMSSCRANI; this is encoded by the coding sequence ATGGGAAAACTGATCTTTCTTACTGTGATGGTAATTTTCTCCTTGTCCTTAGCCATACTTCCAACAGCTGGTTATGCAAGCAAAACCGATCCTCTATACACCGACGACAACGATGAATCGTGGTTCCACAACCTCTGCCATGGAAATGAAAAGTTCGCCAAGCTCCATTTCTACGTTCAAGATCTACTAAAAGGCGAAAATCAGACAGTTTATGAGGTAGCTCGCGCGAACATCACTTCTAACTCCGCGACTTCGTTCGGTTCAGTTCGAGTCCTGGATAATCCAATGACAGCGGGGCCTGATATCAACTCGGAGGCCGTCGGCAGATTTCAGGGGATTGTCACTGCTGCAGACCTGGAAATATTGTCCTTCTCCATGAACATTAACTTCGTCTTCACGTCGGGCCGCTTCAGGGGAAGCTCCATCAGTATTTCGGGAATGAACCAAGTGATGAACGAACAGCGTGAGCTGCCGGTGATTGGCGGTACCGGAGCTTTTCGTTTTGCTCGTGGATATGTGATTACCACCACTTACTTTTCTGATCCTGACATGGAACACAATGTTTTGGAATACACGATTTATGTGACTTACGTCCATCAATCCAGCATGAGTTCTTGTCGTGCAAACATATGA
- the LOC105169918 gene encoding dirigent protein 11-like, translating to MAKLLICLTLIVISSLSMGLPSSTYARKTGPPAPDSTDEKELWIQNISFDGKQRRVTIHFYVQDLLAGENKTVHEVARASITADSPSDFGQVRVLDDLVTVGPDYHSTPVARAQGLITYADLQVAALAMNMNFFFTAGIFNGSTICILGRNQINLPERELAVAGGTGFFRNAAGYAITKLYSYDAEKEYGVLEYTLYLTLPGSSPRMVAATGIHADV from the coding sequence ATGGCAAAACTCTTGATTTGTCTTACGTTGATTGTTATTTCCTCCTTGTCCATGGGCCTGCCGAGCAGTACTTATGCTAGGAAAACAGGTCCTCCGGCTCCGGACAGTACTGATGAGAAGGAGTTATGGATCCAAAACATTTCCTTTGATGGGAAACAAAGAAGAGTCACGATTCATTTCTATGTTCAAGATTTATTAGCCGGTGAAAATAAGACAGTCCACGAGGTAGCAAGGGCTTCTATCACTGCTGATTCCCCGAGTGACTTCGGTCAGGTCCGAGTGTTGGATGACCTAGTCACAGTCGGGCCTGATTACCACTCGACGCCAGTCGCCAGAGCTCAGGGGCTCATCACTTATGCAGACCTGCAAGTAGCAGCCCTGGCGATGAACATGAACTTCTTTTTCACCGCCGGCATTTTCAACGGAAGCACCATCTGTATTTTGGGAAGGAACCAGATAAATCTACCAGAACGTGAATTGGCGGTGGCTGGTGGTACGGGGTTCTTCCGTAATGCTGCTGGATATGCTATTACCAAACTCTACTCTTACGATGCTGAGAAGGAGTATGGTGTGTTGGAATACACGCTTTATCTGACTTTACCCGGTTCCTCGCCCCGCATGGTCGCCGCTACTGGTATTCATGCAGACGTATGA
- the LOC105169919 gene encoding dirigent protein 11-like codes for MEKVMSFLMNLMVISSLPVATYATKTGPVDTKEPWFQVISKHGNEKTAKLHFYFQDLIGGENKTVYEVVRASITCNSLFPLGSILVIDNLITAEADIKSKPIGRFQGIGASADLKTTAVALNANLYFTSGGVNGSTISVSGRSALMEGRRRELAIVGGTGMFRFAKGYAITNYTTIVENEYLLVECTVYVTYMDESRHESFSR; via the coding sequence ATGGAAAAAGTGATGAGTTTTCTTatgaatttgatggttatttcCTCTTTGCCCGTAGCCACATATGCTACGAAAACAGGTCCTGTAGACACCAAGGAACCATGGTTCCAAGTCATCTCCAAGCATGGAAATGAAAAGACAGCCAAgcttcatttctattttcagGATTTAATAGGTGGTGAAAATAAGACAGTGTACGAGGTAGTCCGTGCTTCTATCACTTGTAATTCTTTGTTTCCGTTGGGTTCAATTCTAGTCATCGATAACCTAATCACAGCTGAGGCGGATATCAAGTCAAAGCCAATTGGCAGATTTCAGGGGATTGGCGCTTCTGCTGACCTGAAAACAACAGCCGTAGCCTTAAATGCTAACCTCTACTTCACGTCGGGAGGCGTGAATGGAAGCACGATCAGTGTTTCGGGAAGGAGTGCACTAATGGAGGGACGTCGGCGTGAGCTGGCGATCGTTGGTGGTACCGGGATGTTCCGTTTTGCAAAAGGATATGCTATCACCAATTATACTACTATTGTTGAGAATGAATATCTTCTTGTGGAATGCACCGTTTATGTGACTTACATGGACGAATCCAGACATGAAAGCTTCTCAAGATAA
- the LOC105169920 gene encoding dirigent protein 21-like, producing the protein MAKLIFLILMVISSLSIPIYATKTEESWFQIISNHGNEKTAKLHFYLQNLVGGENKTVYEVVRGSITSNSLFSFGSIVVLDNLITVEPDMKSEPIGRLQGVATSADLKTTAVDLNAYFYFTSGGVNGSTISISGRNPVVKNGEIELPIVGGTGMFRFARGYAIKNYTSIVENEYLLVECTIYMTYMDN; encoded by the coding sequence ATGGCGAAACtgatttttctaatattgATGGTTATTTCCTCCTTGTCCATACCCATATATGCTACGAAAACCGAGGAATCATGGTTCCAAATCATCTCCAACCATGGAAATGAAAAGACAGCCAagcttcatttctatcttcaaaatttagtaggTGGTGAAAACAAGACAGTGTACGAGGTAGTTCGTGGTTCTATCACTTCTAATTCTTTGTTTTCGTTCGGTTCAATTGTTGTCCTCGACAACCTAATCACCGTTGAGCCCGATATGAAGTCAGAGCCGATTGGCAGATTGCAGGGGGTTGCCACTTCTGCTGACCTGAAAACAACAGCCGTAGACTTAAATGCTTACTTCTACTTCACGTCGGGCGGCGTCAATGGAAGCACGATCAGTATTTCGGGAAGGAATCCAGTAGTCAAGAACGGAGAAATTGAGTTGCCGATAGTTGGTGGCACCGGGATGTTCCGTTTTGCACGAGGATATGCTATCAAGAATTACACAAGTATTGTTGAGAATGAATATCTTCTTGTCGAATGCACCATCTATATGACTTACATGGATAATTAA
- the LOC105169765 gene encoding dirigent protein 22-like has protein sequence MMKPYTYFIFMLSCSLIISLLVAAEAQNGPIAVENWFSKLPNAKEKLTKLHFYFHDIVSGKKPTAVPVARANSTFASPTYFGLVSVIDNPLTAGPRPKSQIVGRAQGITGYSSFKELSLLMTLNLVFTSGEYNGSTLTVVGYNPFTQQYREMPIVGGSGVFRLARGLATAQTAKFNRRTGNAVVEYNVMVLHY, from the coding sequence ATGATGAAGCCATACACATACTTCATTTTTATGCTTTCTTGTTCACTAATCATTTCTTTGCTGGTTGCTGCTGAAGCACAAAATGGGCCCATAGCCGTTGAAAATTGGTTCTCCAAACTTCCTAATGCAAAGGAAAAGTTGACCAAACTTCACTTCTACTTCCACGACATTGTGAGTGGCAAGAAGCCCACCGCCGTTCCGGTGGCTCGGGCCAACTCCACCTTCGCCTCGCCCACCTACTTCGGGCTGGTCTCGGTTATAGACAACCCACTCACGGCTGGGCCGCGTCCCAAGTCCCAGATTGTGGGTCGAGCCCAAGGGATCACCGGCTACTCCTCCTTCAAGGAGTTGTCCCTACTTATGACTCTAAATCTCGTGTTTACCTCAGGTGAGTACAATGGAAGCACGCTTACTGTTGTTGGCTATAACCCATTTACTCAGCAATATCGTGAGATGCCGATAGTCGGTGGCTCTGGTGTTTTCCGGCTGGCACGAGGCCTCGCCACCGCCCAAACCGCTAAGTTTAATCGGAGAACGGGGAATGCGGTGGTTGAGTACAATGTCATGGTGCTTCATTATTGA
- the LOC105169766 gene encoding dirigent protein 21-like, with product MEKLCTFLILYSSVHAMAHGNSVDEGPEAVQEWFKNLPNAKEKVTQLHFYFHDIVSGKNPSAITVAESNSSLDSPTMFGVIRMMDDALTVGPEPDSKIIGRAQGIYGSASMEEIGLLMTLNLVFTHGKYNGSTLSVLGHNPILHKYREMPIVGGSGVFRLARGIATANTVWFNATSQDAVVEYSVIVLHY from the coding sequence atggaGAAGCTATGCACATTTCTTATACTTTATTCCTCAGTGCACGCCATGGCTCATGGGAATAGTGTTGATGAAGGGCCCGAAGCAGTGCAAGAATGGTTCAAAAATCTTCCAAATGCAAAGGAAAAGGTGACTCAACTTCACTTCTACTTCCATGACATTGTAAGTGGCAAGAATCCAAGTGCCATCACAGTTGCTGAATCCAATTCCTCTCTCGACTCCCCTACCATGTTTGGTGTAATCCGGATGATGGACGACGCGTTGACCGTGGGGCCCGAGCCCGACTCCAAGATCATTGGGAGGGCTCAAGGAATCTATGGTTCAGCTTCTATGGAGGAAATAGGGCTACTCATGACCCTGAATCTCGTGTTCACACATGGCAAGTATAACGGCAGCACTCTTAGTGTACTTGGTCATAATCCCATCCTCCATAAGTACCGGGAGATGCCTATCGTCGGTGGCTCCGGTGTTTTCCGACTGGCACGAGGCATCGCCACCGCCAATACCGTTTGGTTCAACGCTACCTCCCAGGATGCTGTTGTTGAGTACAGTGTTATTGTGTTGCATTATTGa
- the LOC105169767 gene encoding pentatricopeptide repeat-containing protein At2g21090 gives MKSKRIRRYPCVVQNFINLTSRGQLREAVDTLPLLSRKGFSLNSKLIALLLQQCAKEKSIKEGKWVHLHLKLTGGKHPNTFLANHLINMYAKCGDHVKAREVFDKMRGRNLYSWNIMLSGYASLGMAKAAKRLFDRMPERDFVSWNTMVMACVQSGWFDQALRFYMELRRLHIGFNEYSFAGVLTVCVKLRELWFAKQLHCQVFLIGYLSNVVLSSSILDAYAKCGEMGDASRLFDEMRKKDVLAWTTLVSAYAQWGDMKAARQIFDSMPEKNSVSWTALIAGYAHNGMGRHALKLFAEMVMLNVEPDQLTLSSCLLACASLISLKQGRQLHSHMITAGIRPNVVVVSSLIDMYSKCGSLEVAKRVFDTIENKQHVALWNTIISALGHQGCGKQAIKLFADMVRLGVKPDGVTFHALLSACSHSGLVQEGLCLFESIMPDYNIIPDQEHYSYLIDLLGRSGLFDELTNHLKKMPCKPDDHVWNALLGVCRIYGNVELARLMARHLVALEPQSTAAYLLLSGMYAALGRWESAEEVRQLMNARHLEKDQTLSWLEIDRKLHVDTKINKSCHPEKETTLVFELLHDGSSLYNVER, from the coding sequence ATGAAATCCAAAAGAATTCGTAGGTATCCTTGTGttgtccaaaattttattaatctcACCTCACGAGGTCAACTCCGAGAAGCAGTTGACACTTTGCCTCTCCTGTCTCGCAAAGGATTTTCTTTAAACTCCAAACTAATTGCTTTGCTCCTTCAACAATGTGCCAAGGAAAAATCCATTAAGGAGGGGAAATGGGTTCACCTTCATTTGAAGCTCACGGGTGGAAAGCACCCCAACACGTTTTTAGCCAACCATTTGATTAATATGTATGCGAAATGTGGTGATCATGTCAAGGCACGCGAGGTGTTCGATAAAATGCGTGGTAGGAATTTGTATTCTTGGAACATTATGCTCTCAGGATATGCGAGTCTGGGGATGGCGAAGGCGGCAAAAAGATTATTCGATAGAATGCCTGAAAGGGATTTTGTGAGTTGGAACACGATGGTGATGGCGTGTGTGCAGAGTGGGTGGTTTGATCAGGCTTTGAGATTTTATATGGAGCTGAGGAGGTTACATATTGGGTTTAATGAGTACAGTTTTGCTGGGGTTCTGACGGTTTGTGTTAAGTTGAGAGAGTTGTGGTTTGCCAAACAATTGCATTGTCAAGTTTTCCTTATTGGGTATTTGTCTAATGTGGTTCTTTCGAGTTCCATTCTGGATGCATATGCAAAATGTGGTGAAATGGGGGATGCTAGTAGGTTGTTTGATGAgatgagaaagaaggatgtTCTTGCTTGGACCACTTTGGTTTCGGCCTATGCACAATGGGGGGATATGAAAGCAGCTAGGCAAATTTTTGACTCAATGCCTGAGAAGAATTCTGTTTCTTGGACTGCCTTGATTGCAGGGTATGCCCACAATGGGATGGGGCGTCATGCCCTTAAGTTATTTGCTGAGATGGTCATGCTTAATGTAGAACCTGATCAGCTTACACTTAGTAGTTGCTTGCTGGCTTGTGCTAGCTTAATTTCCCTCAAGCAAGGCAGGCAACTTCATTCACACATGATAACTGCTGGTATTAGGCCCAACGTAGTAGTTGTGAGCTCTCTCATTGACATGTATTCAAAGTGTGGAAGCTTAGAAGTGGCAAAAAGAGTATTTGATACAATTGAAAACAAGCAGCATGTCGCGTTGTGGAACACCATAATATCTGCATTAGGACATCAGGGGTGTGGTAAACAAGCAATAAAACTTTTTGCGGATATGGTGAGGTTAGGTGTGAAACCAGATGGTGTCACCTTTCATGCCCTTCTTAGTGCATGTAGTCATTCAGGGCTTGTGCAAGAAGGGCTTTGTTTGTTCGAGTCCATAATGCCAGATTACAATATTATTCCAGATCAGGAGCATTATTCGTACTTGATTGATCTACTAGGCCGGTCAGGATTGTTCGACGAGTTGACAAATCATCTGAAGAAGATGCCATGTAAACCTGATGATCATGTTTGGAATGCTTTACTTGGTGTTTGTAGAATTTATGGAAATGTAGAATTGGCTAGGCTAATGGCAAGACATCTTGTTGCACTGGAGCCTCAATCCACTGCAGCATACCTTCTGCTATCAGGGATGTATGCTGCTCTTGGTAGGTGGGAATCTGCAGAAGAAGTCAGACAGCTTATGAACGCGAGACATCTGGAGAAAGACCAAACCCTTAGTTGGttagaaattgatagaaaattgcACGTAGACACCAAAATTAATAAGTCATGTCATCCTGAAAAGGAAACAACACTGGTATTTGAACTATTACATGATGGCAGCTCATTATATAATGTTGAAAGGTAA